Proteins from a genomic interval of Pseudodesulfovibrio nedwellii:
- a CDS encoding ABC transporter permease translates to MLPLNFRIAISSLSAHKLRAILAMMGVFLGALAFTGVQHVSKIMVKRAELETEKLGPNLYSVMAGQVRFTRSGNARLSGVTRNFTVQDAQALIDGVPSVLEGTPYVTQSMQVRGNGNAVNAAVLAARPNYQAIRNFRPEYGRFFDWKEVDDRAMVCVLGQTIAEALFDDPASAVGRQIYLYRASFRVVGVMEAKGRDVSGTDQDEIMLVPITTYMRRASNQTWISGVFLRLSKDAGRDVVDGAVQSIMRQRHNIDPGEADDFSAMSPKDAMKLQRQALELMTTLGGITSSISFGVGGLGILSIMILVVRARRVEIGVRRAVGGRRRDIIRQFLFESGLMAAVGGGFGVLATIVLVVVGCSLAGLPVVIEPASLLITLVGSCLLGVIAGAYPAWQAANVEILDVLKS, encoded by the coding sequence ATGCTGCCACTTAATTTTAGAATTGCCATATCATCACTTTCAGCCCACAAGTTGCGTGCAATTTTAGCTATGATGGGTGTCTTCCTCGGTGCTTTGGCTTTCACAGGTGTTCAGCATGTTTCAAAGATCATGGTCAAACGTGCTGAATTGGAGACAGAAAAACTTGGTCCCAATTTGTATTCCGTTATGGCCGGGCAAGTGCGCTTTACTCGAAGTGGAAATGCTCGTCTTTCAGGCGTTACCAGAAACTTTACGGTTCAGGATGCGCAAGCCTTGATTGATGGTGTCCCGTCCGTTCTGGAGGGAACCCCCTATGTTACGCAATCAATGCAGGTGCGCGGTAATGGAAATGCCGTGAATGCCGCAGTCTTGGCAGCAAGACCGAATTATCAGGCGATCCGTAATTTCAGGCCGGAATATGGGCGTTTTTTTGATTGGAAGGAAGTTGATGATCGAGCCATGGTCTGTGTGTTGGGACAAACCATTGCCGAGGCCTTGTTCGATGATCCTGCGAGTGCTGTTGGTCGGCAAATATATCTTTATCGAGCAAGTTTTCGGGTTGTTGGCGTGATGGAAGCTAAGGGACGTGATGTTTCTGGGACGGACCAGGATGAAATTATGCTTGTGCCGATTACGACCTATATGCGTCGAGCCAGTAACCAGACATGGATCAGTGGCGTTTTCCTTCGGCTATCCAAAGATGCTGGTCGAGATGTGGTGGATGGTGCCGTGCAGTCGATCATGCGTCAGCGTCATAACATCGACCCTGGTGAGGCTGACGATTTTAGTGCGATGTCGCCTAAGGATGCCATGAAATTGCAACGGCAAGCCTTGGAACTCATGACAACGTTGGGTGGCATCACCTCCTCTATCTCCTTCGGCGTCGGTGGTCTTGGTATCCTCTCTATTATGATTTTGGTGGTCCGGGCACGACGCGTTGAGATCGGTGTGCGCAGAGCAGTGGGTGGACGACGACGCGATATCATCCGTCAGTTTCTTTTTGAGTCAGGACTCATGGCAGCAGTCGGTGGTGGATTCGGTGTACTCGCAACAATTGTATTGGTCGTTGTCGGCTGTTCTCTTGCTGGACTGCCCGTGGTCATTGAACCCGCCAGTTTATTGATCACACTGGTTGGTTCCTGCTTGCTTGGTGTTATCGCGGGAGCCTACCCTGCATGGCAGGCCGCTAATGTCGAAATTCTCGACGTTTTGAAGTCATAG
- a CDS encoding ParA family protein: MARRIVVANQKGGVGKTTTSVNLAASLAVMEKKVLLVDCDPQGNASSGLGFYPADQRENIYSVLFDPKKIGKAICETGVPYLDILPGTQDLVGAEIELVDKFGREYYLRELLETVDADYDFIIIDCPPSLGLLTVNALCAAKEMLVPLQCEYYALEGIAQLLMTYELVRKRLNTDLGILGVVLTMYDSRNRLSWQVKNEVRKAFPQHLFETIIPRNVRLSEAPSFGKPVINYDIKSRGAEAYLALAQEVAKSTASVG, from the coding sequence GTGGCACGAAGAATTGTTGTAGCAAATCAGAAAGGTGGGGTTGGTAAGACAACAACCTCAGTTAACCTTGCGGCGTCATTGGCTGTGATGGAAAAAAAGGTTTTATTGGTAGATTGTGACCCTCAAGGAAACGCCTCCAGTGGTCTTGGATTCTACCCTGCCGATCAGCGTGAGAATATCTATTCCGTACTGTTCGATCCTAAAAAAATAGGCAAAGCCATTTGTGAAACCGGGGTTCCGTATCTGGATATCTTGCCGGGGACGCAGGACTTGGTCGGTGCTGAAATCGAGTTGGTCGACAAGTTCGGCCGCGAGTACTATTTGCGGGAGTTGCTGGAAACAGTTGATGCCGATTACGATTTTATAATCATCGACTGCCCGCCCTCTCTCGGTCTCTTGACTGTGAATGCCTTATGCGCAGCCAAAGAGATGTTGGTTCCGTTGCAGTGTGAGTATTACGCTTTGGAAGGTATTGCGCAGTTGCTCATGACGTACGAACTAGTACGTAAGCGCCTGAATACGGATTTGGGCATTTTGGGAGTCGTTTTGACGATGTATGATTCCAGGAACAGATTGTCTTGGCAGGTGAAGAATGAGGTGCGAAAGGCATTCCCACAGCACCTTTTTGAGACAATAATTCCGAGAAATGTACGGTTGTCTGAAGCGCCGAGCTTTGGAAAACCCGTGATCAACTATGATATAAAATCACGTGGTGCAGAGGCGTACTTGGCGCTGGCTCAGGAAGTGGCCAAGAGCACGGCTTCGGTGGGTTGA
- a CDS encoding MATE family efflux transporter, giving the protein MSLMKRWHAKGGYKEALVIGLPLVVSMVSSTVMTFTDRMFLGNYSTESLGASVPASIVAFMFLAFFLGVAQYAGVFVAQYTGSGRPLEVGRSLWQGLWFCVPSWMILASLWFIARPLFELSGHPAGIMELEIAYFRILILGSGAFVVSGCLSCFYSGRGMTKPIMLVSLLAMTLNVPLDYCLINGIGPFPELGIVGAGIATVIGYVVPVICYCFMVFTAENEKKYRVRSAWRLDRELFGRFMRFGVPGGVEFFLDLFAFSFFVLMVGRFGPVELASTNAVFSIYTLAFLPTIGLHVAASIMVGQAMGDKKPDMAAYATKSVLHLAMAYMGAMALLFIVFPEVLMNLFKAHGETQIEFNAVLTMGVMLMRYAAVFTLIDAVAIVYVGGLKGAGDTKFVMKTMVMTSMFCIVFPLIALHILDIKGIHGPWMCILLYVLVLATTYATRFRKGPWRKIRVISG; this is encoded by the coding sequence ATGTCCCTGATGAAGCGATGGCATGCAAAAGGTGGGTATAAAGAGGCACTTGTCATAGGCCTTCCACTTGTCGTGAGCATGGTGTCTTCAACCGTTATGACATTCACGGATCGTATGTTTCTTGGAAATTATTCTACGGAATCATTAGGGGCATCTGTACCTGCGAGTATAGTGGCGTTTATGTTTCTTGCCTTTTTTCTTGGTGTCGCTCAGTACGCTGGTGTATTTGTCGCACAGTATACAGGGTCTGGAAGGCCTTTAGAGGTAGGCAGGTCACTCTGGCAGGGATTATGGTTCTGTGTGCCCTCCTGGATGATTCTAGCTTCATTGTGGTTTATCGCACGTCCTCTTTTTGAGCTGAGTGGGCATCCTGCCGGAATAATGGAATTGGAAATAGCATATTTTCGGATATTGATCTTGGGCAGTGGCGCTTTTGTAGTGAGCGGATGTCTATCGTGTTTCTATTCAGGACGAGGCATGACAAAACCGATCATGCTTGTGAGCTTGCTGGCAATGACGCTAAATGTTCCCTTGGATTACTGTCTTATTAACGGAATAGGTCCTTTCCCTGAACTAGGCATCGTTGGTGCTGGAATAGCGACAGTGATAGGGTATGTCGTACCTGTAATTTGTTATTGTTTTATGGTGTTTACTGCCGAAAACGAAAAAAAGTATCGAGTTCGGTCCGCATGGAGATTGGATCGAGAACTCTTTGGACGGTTCATGCGATTTGGAGTGCCCGGCGGTGTCGAATTTTTTCTTGATCTCTTCGCTTTTTCATTTTTCGTATTAATGGTTGGGCGGTTTGGTCCGGTAGAATTGGCGTCCACCAATGCCGTGTTTTCCATTTACACTCTGGCATTTCTGCCAACTATTGGGTTGCATGTTGCTGCCAGCATCATGGTCGGGCAGGCTATGGGTGACAAAAAACCGGACATGGCAGCTTATGCTACCAAGTCTGTTTTGCATTTGGCAATGGCGTACATGGGCGCTATGGCACTGTTGTTTATTGTCTTCCCAGAAGTACTTATGAATCTCTTCAAGGCGCACGGAGAAACACAGATTGAATTCAATGCTGTACTGACCATGGGGGTTATGCTCATGCGGTATGCTGCTGTTTTTACACTGATCGATGCGGTGGCAATTGTGTATGTCGGTGGTCTTAAGGGGGCCGGTGACACAAAGTTTGTCATGAAGACCATGGTGATGACTTCCATGTTTTGTATAGTATTCCCGCTTATTGCGCTGCATATTTTGGATATTAAGGGAATTCACGGCCCTTGGATGTGTATTCTTTTGTACGTTCTGGTTCTTGCCACAACGTATGCAACGCGATTCCGTAAAGGCCCTTGGAGAAAAATTCGAGTTATCTCTGGTTGA
- the rfaE1 gene encoding D-glycero-beta-D-manno-heptose-7-phosphate kinase, giving the protein MSRDMIRNAVASLVGHKVLIIGDLMLDHYLIGNVDRISPEAPVPVVNVNKESVVLGGAGNVGRNIADLGGASLLISVVGDDRDGALLDDLCNEAGIETRIIRDASRPTTKKTRIIAHNQQVVRVDHELAVPLCDEAYDELFTILESVVNDYPVVILSDYGKGFISRTFMDRFMALVDTCSVRPQVLVDPKTVNYDLYQGVDLLTPNTKEAGEGALMTVTDRKSVLKAGEALFKRLNCNNLLITLGPDGMALFEGKNLVRHIPTFARKVFDVTGAGDTVIATTALALSAGFDLLTSCTLANYAAGVVVAQVGAATTRPEELLESVDELPEPKVSQW; this is encoded by the coding sequence ATGTCACGAGATATGATTCGAAACGCTGTTGCATCTCTGGTTGGTCATAAGGTGCTGATAATCGGTGATCTTATGCTTGACCATTACCTGATTGGCAATGTGGACCGTATTTCACCAGAGGCTCCAGTGCCAGTGGTCAACGTCAACAAGGAATCTGTGGTCTTGGGCGGCGCAGGTAATGTGGGCCGGAATATTGCTGATCTTGGTGGCGCCTCACTGCTTATTTCTGTGGTCGGTGATGATCGGGACGGTGCGCTTCTTGATGATCTTTGCAATGAAGCGGGAATTGAAACGCGGATTATTCGCGACGCAAGCCGCCCCACCACGAAGAAAACACGCATTATCGCACATAATCAACAGGTGGTTCGTGTTGATCATGAACTGGCTGTCCCCTTGTGTGATGAGGCGTATGATGAGCTATTTACTATTCTTGAATCTGTAGTGAATGACTACCCTGTCGTGATCTTGTCTGATTATGGAAAAGGGTTCATTTCACGTACTTTTATGGATCGTTTTATGGCTCTTGTAGATACATGTTCGGTGCGGCCGCAGGTTTTGGTCGATCCAAAGACCGTGAATTATGATTTGTACCAAGGCGTTGATCTCTTGACTCCTAACACAAAGGAGGCGGGCGAAGGCGCTCTCATGACAGTGACAGATCGTAAATCCGTTTTGAAAGCCGGTGAAGCCTTGTTCAAGCGGTTGAATTGTAACAATCTTCTGATCACGTTGGGGCCTGATGGTATGGCTTTGTTTGAAGGGAAAAATTTAGTCAGACATATTCCCACATTCGCCCGCAAAGTTTTTGATGTGACTGGTGCTGGTGATACAGTCATCGCCACCACAGCCCTCGCCCTTTCTGCCGGATTTGATTTATTGACTTCATGCACTTTGGCCAACTACGCAGCCGGGGTTGTAGTAGCTCAGGTGGGTGCGGCCACGACTCGTCCTGAAGAGCTGCTTGAATCGGTGGATGAATTGCCGGAGCCGAAAGTTTCTCAGTGGTAG
- a CDS encoding helix-turn-helix domain-containing protein, which translates to MDNKEAPKPPTLFTVREVADFLRVHQRTAYRLITGGSIKAIKIGSQWRVPEKDLLEFIESGWKVAANKSKDAAKPDQFKLPLD; encoded by the coding sequence ATGGACAACAAAGAAGCACCCAAGCCCCCGACCCTATTCACAGTACGTGAAGTTGCGGACTTTTTACGGGTGCATCAGAGAACAGCGTACAGGCTGATCACTGGTGGAAGCATCAAAGCGATCAAGATCGGCAGTCAATGGAGAGTGCCTGAAAAAGATCTGCTGGAATTTATAGAGAGTGGATGGAAGGTTGCCGCGAACAAAAGCAAAGATGCCGCGAAGCCTGATCAATTCAAACTCCCCTTGGATTAA
- a CDS encoding MarR family winged helix-turn-helix transcriptional regulator gives MPNSEDFFFFSHISNFRRLYAKALSTRLEPYQVRPGYIDILNRLWKRDNITQKQLHAQLAIEQATLSNSLKRMERDGLIHRKRDPKDRRLSHIVLTEHAISLEPTIQTAIEELQSVINVGLTINDRRYFNRILKQMTSHLESDIEDPCLVLLDEVGDE, from the coding sequence ATGCCAAATTCAGAAGATTTTTTCTTTTTCTCTCACATCTCGAATTTCCGCCGCCTTTACGCAAAAGCGCTCAGCACTCGCCTTGAGCCATACCAAGTGCGTCCTGGGTATATCGATATTCTTAACCGGCTCTGGAAACGGGACAACATTACGCAAAAGCAACTTCATGCGCAGCTCGCTATTGAACAAGCCACACTTTCCAATTCATTAAAACGCATGGAAAGGGATGGGTTGATTCATCGAAAACGCGACCCAAAGGATCGTCGTCTTTCCCACATCGTCCTTACAGAACACGCAATATCTCTTGAACCCACTATTCAGACGGCAATTGAAGAACTTCAATCTGTCATAAATGTTGGCCTGACCATCAATGACCGTCGATATTTTAATAGGATACTCAAGCAGATGACCTCACATTTGGAATCAGACATCGAAGATCCATGTCTTGTCCTTCTTGACGAAGTTGGAGACGAATAA
- a CDS encoding ParB/RepB/Spo0J family partition protein: MTSGNRGLGRGLDALLGGVREDEKVTSDSAEVRMIPVGTISPNPHQPRREFSEEGLSDLAASIKTRGVLQPILVRSLSNNTYELVAGERRLRASKRAGLTEIPTLIREMSDQESLAIALIENLQREDLNAVEEALGYQRLQQEFGLSQEELARQVGKSRSAVANSLRLLNLSDSVQVDIQQGAISAGHGRAIMAVSAADAQESLHHRVVENGLTVRQAEAQATFFKQNGRLPGAEEVGAEAVAKTGKTKLKPLDPRLVDLQQSLSDMLGVKVKLSGSPEKGKVTVSYGGEDELRLIAEKLGVSLV; this comes from the coding sequence ATGACATCAGGTAATCGGGGATTAGGTCGAGGCCTAGATGCCCTTTTGGGCGGTGTCCGTGAGGACGAAAAAGTCACCTCGGATTCAGCCGAAGTACGAATGATCCCCGTTGGGACTATCTCTCCTAACCCGCATCAGCCCCGTCGCGAGTTTTCGGAGGAGGGCCTGAGTGATTTGGCTGCATCCATCAAAACTCGAGGGGTGCTCCAACCCATACTCGTGCGTTCATTGAGTAATAATACATATGAATTGGTTGCTGGTGAGCGGCGTTTGCGTGCTTCTAAAAGAGCCGGTTTGACTGAGATTCCGACCTTAATTCGTGAGATGTCTGATCAGGAAAGCCTAGCTATAGCATTGATCGAAAACTTGCAGCGTGAAGACTTGAACGCAGTAGAGGAAGCCCTCGGCTACCAGCGATTACAGCAAGAATTTGGTTTGAGTCAGGAAGAACTTGCGCGTCAGGTTGGCAAGAGTCGGTCGGCTGTGGCCAACTCGTTGCGGTTGCTCAATTTGTCTGACAGTGTTCAAGTCGACATTCAGCAAGGGGCAATTTCTGCGGGACATGGGCGGGCTATAATGGCTGTTTCTGCTGCGGATGCACAAGAGTCCCTGCACCATCGGGTCGTAGAAAACGGATTGACCGTTCGGCAAGCCGAGGCTCAGGCAACATTTTTCAAGCAGAACGGTCGATTGCCGGGTGCTGAGGAAGTTGGAGCTGAGGCAGTAGCAAAGACCGGTAAGACCAAACTCAAGCCCTTAGATCCTCGCCTGGTCGACTTGCAGCAATCGTTGTCTGATATGCTGGGTGTTAAAGTTAAACTTTCCGGGTCTCCTGAAAAAGGCAAAGTTACGGTTAGTTATGGTGGAGAAGATGAGTTGCGGTTGATTGCTGAAAAGCTTGGGGTTTCTTTGGTTTAA
- a CDS encoding NAD-dependent epimerase yields the protein MKILVTGAAGFIGFHLSRRLIGEGHEVVGLDNLNDYYDVNLKKARLAVLQENDLFKHVNINLQDDQPMSDLFAQEKFTHVVNLAAQAGVRYSIENPKSYIDSNVVGFLNILEGCRHNKVEHLAYASSSSVYGMNTKMPLNPHEGVDHPMSLYAATKKSNEMMAHSYSSLYDLPTTGLRFFTVYGPWGRPDMALFLFTKNILEEKPINVFNYGKMMRDFTYIDDIVEGVVRVVKKTATPNEDWDGNNPDPCTSKVPYRVYNIGNNAVVELSRYIEVIEEVVGKKAIYNYMPMQPGDVPATEADVSDLIKDVGFKPDTSIEVGIRNFIDWYREYYQK from the coding sequence ATGAAGATACTTGTTACCGGTGCGGCCGGGTTTATTGGTTTCCATCTTTCTAGGCGCCTGATTGGTGAAGGTCATGAAGTTGTTGGGTTGGATAATCTGAACGACTACTATGACGTTAATCTCAAGAAAGCTCGTCTGGCTGTTTTGCAGGAAAACGATCTGTTTAAGCATGTGAATATTAATCTCCAAGATGATCAGCCCATGAGTGATCTTTTTGCACAGGAAAAATTTACACACGTTGTCAATCTGGCTGCACAGGCCGGTGTCAGGTATTCCATCGAGAACCCCAAGTCATACATCGATTCCAACGTTGTTGGTTTTCTGAATATTCTCGAAGGCTGCCGTCATAATAAGGTTGAACATTTGGCCTATGCGTCCAGTAGTTCAGTGTATGGCATGAATACAAAAATGCCGCTGAATCCTCATGAAGGTGTTGATCATCCCATGAGCTTGTATGCTGCGACTAAGAAATCCAACGAGATGATGGCGCATTCCTACTCGAGCTTGTATGACTTGCCCACGACTGGCCTTCGCTTCTTCACTGTTTATGGTCCTTGGGGCCGTCCTGATATGGCACTCTTTTTATTCACCAAGAATATTCTTGAAGAAAAGCCGATCAATGTCTTTAACTATGGAAAGATGATGCGTGATTTCACGTACATTGATGACATTGTTGAGGGTGTGGTCCGTGTGGTTAAAAAGACTGCGACCCCGAACGAAGATTGGGATGGCAACAACCCTGATCCATGTACCAGCAAGGTCCCCTACCGCGTCTATAATATAGGTAATAATGCTGTCGTTGAGTTGTCTCGGTATATTGAGGTGATCGAGGAAGTTGTCGGCAAGAAAGCTATTTATAATTATATGCCCATGCAGCCCGGAGATGTACCCGCTACCGAGGCAGATGTGAGTGATCTGATTAAGGATGTCGGCTTTAAGCCGGATACTTCCATTGAAGTAGGTATTCGCAACTTTATTGATTGGTACCGCGAATATTATCAGAAATAG
- a CDS encoding ATP-dependent 6-phosphofructokinase codes for MAKNSLKFFTDIPVLGPAKVKTPVRNPRYVDESKPVTLMLTDEEMSEIKAGVLQKEFEKAGPRGKLYFDPSKTRCAIVTCGGLCPGINDVIRSIVNEAHYHYGIRTVFGISNGLRGFIPDYGYEIKELTPQNVSHIHQFGGTILGSSRGLQDSEEIVDSLERLNVNILFVIGGDGSMRAAKAIVEEVSKRKRKIAVIGIPKTIDNDINFITRSFGFDTAVEKATEAIQCAHVEATGVDKGVGIVRLMGREAGFIAAQATLALQEVNFLLVPEKKFALEGENGLLQAVERRLHDRDHAIIVCAEGAGQDLLGETLKRDPSGNPKLGDICGFIINGLKEYFRERDLEINMKFIDPSYIIRSVPANAGDRIYCGFLGQNAVHAAMAGKTGMVVTRLKSSLVHLPLDLVTVKRRSINTHSDYWCAVMESTGQHTYME; via the coding sequence ATGGCGAAAAATAGTCTGAAGTTCTTCACAGATATACCGGTACTTGGGCCTGCAAAAGTGAAAACGCCAGTGCGAAATCCTCGATATGTCGATGAGTCAAAACCGGTAACGCTTATGCTGACAGATGAGGAAATGAGTGAAATTAAGGCCGGCGTCCTCCAAAAAGAATTTGAAAAGGCAGGCCCTCGCGGAAAATTGTATTTTGATCCGTCAAAGACTCGATGCGCCATCGTGACATGTGGAGGCCTTTGTCCAGGGATTAATGATGTTATCCGTTCAATCGTCAATGAGGCGCATTACCACTATGGTATCCGTACGGTCTTCGGCATCTCCAACGGACTGCGAGGATTCATTCCAGATTATGGGTATGAGATCAAGGAACTGACTCCGCAGAATGTGTCACATATTCATCAATTTGGCGGGACTATTCTCGGTTCCTCTCGTGGGTTGCAAGACTCTGAAGAAATTGTGGATTCTTTAGAACGATTGAACGTGAATATTCTTTTCGTAATCGGTGGTGATGGGTCCATGCGGGCTGCAAAAGCTATTGTTGAAGAAGTCTCCAAACGAAAACGAAAGATTGCGGTTATCGGGATCCCCAAGACCATTGATAACGATATTAATTTCATAACCCGTTCTTTCGGTTTTGATACTGCTGTAGAAAAGGCGACCGAAGCGATTCAGTGTGCTCATGTTGAAGCCACGGGAGTGGATAAAGGCGTTGGAATCGTTCGACTGATGGGCCGAGAAGCTGGTTTTATTGCGGCACAGGCCACCCTCGCCCTACAGGAGGTAAATTTTTTGCTGGTTCCAGAGAAGAAATTTGCACTCGAAGGCGAAAATGGTTTGTTGCAGGCTGTTGAAAGGCGTTTGCATGATCGAGATCATGCGATCATTGTGTGTGCTGAAGGTGCTGGTCAGGATCTACTCGGAGAAACATTGAAGCGTGACCCGTCAGGAAACCCCAAGTTGGGCGACATATGCGGATTCATCATTAATGGTTTGAAAGAGTATTTTCGCGAACGGGATCTGGAGATTAATATGAAGTTCATTGATCCCAGTTACATAATACGATCTGTTCCAGCCAACGCCGGAGACCGTATTTATTGCGGATTTCTTGGACAAAATGCGGTGCACGCGGCCATGGCCGGCAAGACTGGTATGGTAGTTACGCGACTTAAATCAAGTCTGGTGCATTTACCTTTGGATTTAGTGACAGTCAAAAGGCGAAGCATTAATACGCATTCGGATTATTGGTGTGCAGTGATGGAGTCAACAGGACAACATACCTATATGGAATAA
- a CDS encoding DUF3431 domain-containing protein yields the protein MRDNVKVIIAKYTENIDWIDALDYDYVVYDKSNMPVANARPLVNIGREAHTYFTHILKEYDQLAAMNIFLQGDPFDHIDDRGRATVETLKNQLVDIVDRAIPFKGLAWFKLKCDRLGHPHDLRKPENEGRWSGWGRDIPVGEIFERLFSVTMPKQIIARAPTGNFCVTGDRIRTRPRDFYEFCLRMIEQDPLDENNTGHAIERLWQHIFNGNMAWNRDFYK from the coding sequence ATGCGTGATAATGTCAAAGTGATCATAGCCAAGTACACAGAAAATATCGATTGGATTGATGCACTCGACTATGATTACGTAGTGTACGACAAGAGCAATATGCCAGTGGCAAATGCCCGGCCTCTTGTGAATATTGGCCGAGAAGCGCATACTTATTTTACCCATATCTTGAAAGAGTATGACCAACTTGCTGCTATGAATATATTTTTGCAGGGCGACCCTTTTGATCATATTGATGATCGAGGTCGTGCTACTGTAGAAACACTTAAAAATCAGCTTGTAGATATTGTAGATCGTGCAATTCCTTTTAAAGGCTTGGCGTGGTTCAAACTTAAATGTGATCGATTGGGTCACCCCCATGACTTGCGAAAACCGGAGAATGAGGGGCGGTGGTCCGGATGGGGGCGGGACATACCTGTGGGTGAAATCTTTGAGCGGTTGTTTTCCGTGACCATGCCGAAGCAGATCATTGCTCGTGCGCCGACAGGAAATTTCTGTGTTACTGGAGATCGTATCAGGACGCGGCCCAGGGACTTTTATGAATTTTGTTTGCGAATGATTGAGCAAGATCCGCTTGATGAAAATAACACCGGGCATGCTATCGAGCGATTGTGGCAACATATATTCAATGGCAACATGGCGTGGAATAGAGATTTCTATAAATAA
- a CDS encoding TetR/AcrR family transcriptional regulator, with protein sequence MAKKTLRDQRKLELRKKILQAARAQFVEYGFEKTTMRGLAEVAGVGLGTISLHFKDKNTLLLSVFYDEITDVSFEAVESVPVDGSLKEQFLSMAGSLYRYYGANIIFLQTVVKEAVFATGEWKEKFDGQVGEMMIRVITLVDAAKERGEIRRDVDALALGSVCWSLYLTGLIQGLTSEIFDPEIQMAGIEPLLDVVFDGVLVRRSYE encoded by the coding sequence ATGGCAAAAAAAACTTTGCGCGATCAACGAAAGCTCGAACTCAGAAAAAAAATATTGCAGGCCGCACGGGCTCAATTTGTTGAATATGGATTTGAGAAAACGACCATGCGTGGCCTTGCAGAAGTTGCCGGGGTCGGACTTGGAACGATTTCTCTGCACTTCAAAGATAAGAACACCCTGCTCCTTTCAGTTTTTTATGACGAAATTACTGATGTCTCGTTTGAGGCTGTCGAATCCGTTCCGGTCGATGGTTCTCTGAAGGAGCAATTCCTTTCAATGGCCGGGTCGCTGTATCGGTATTACGGAGCAAATATTATTTTTCTTCAAACCGTAGTTAAAGAAGCGGTCTTTGCAACAGGTGAATGGAAAGAGAAGTTTGATGGCCAGGTCGGAGAAATGATGATCCGGGTCATAACTCTTGTGGATGCAGCCAAGGAACGTGGTGAAATTCGACGTGATGTTGATGCACTGGCTCTCGGTTCTGTGTGTTGGAGTCTCTATCTTACTGGCTTGATTCAAGGGTTGACCTCCGAAATATTTGATCCTGAAATTCAAATGGCGGGCATTGAACCGCTCTTGGACGTTGTCTTCGATGGAGTTCTTGTCAGGAGAAGCTATGAATGA